In Fragaria vesca subsp. vesca linkage group LG1, FraVesHawaii_1.0, whole genome shotgun sequence, the sequence TATTGATGAATTTTATAGCTGGTAACCTTATTAACTACATTTATGTCATTACTATAATTAATATATGTGGCGGGGAGCGGCTTATATATGGGACTCCATCAACCATACATTGAGTATCAGTTAGAAATATTGTCCCTAATTTGACTGGCGAATGCCAGGGTCTCGTAAAATTCTATAGTAATTAGTCATAATTAGTAATTACTTAACATTGAAGAAAAACTTAACAATAATATGAAGATCATTCACAAGTTAGATTGTCAACCAGTCTGTGACAATAAAACCCTAAAAGACATCCATAAGCATGCAACTGCAAGCTTAGCTTCACCGCCCGCTATGAGCTCCACTACCGAGCCTAAGAAGCTTCACATAGCTTTGTTCCCATGGCTGGCATTTGGTCACATAATTCCATTTCTTGAGGTTGCCAAGCATATAGCTCGAAGAGGTCACAAGGTATCCTTCATATCCACCCTAAGAAACATCCAACGCCTCCCAAAAATCCCAGAAGAACTAAACCCTATGATTAATTTAGTCCAAATCCCCCTGCCCCATGTCAAAAATCTACCGGAAAATGCAGAGGCTACCACAGATATCCCTTCCCACATGATCCCATATCTCAAAAGAGCTCTAGAATCTAGATGAACTTGAGGAGGGCATTTCTGAATTCCTACGGACTCAAATTCCGGATTGGATTATTTATGACTTCGCCTCTTACTGGCTACCACCAATAGCTATCGAGCTCGGCATTTCTCGAGCCTTTTTCAATATTTCCAACGCGGCCACTCAATGTTTCTTTGGACCAACATCACCGGATCTAATATCTCGCTACGGTCATAGAACACAGCCGGAGGACCTCACCGGCCTTCCGGTCTGGATTCCTTTTCCTTCAAAAATCGCATATAGGCTTTTTGAGGCCAAGAGATTGTTCAATATTGCTGCAAATAAGCCGAATACTTCTGCTGCAGAAGCTATAGAGGCGTTACAGAATCGGATCGTATACGTACAGTCAGCTGTTGAAGGCTAGCTGTCAAGTCTATTTTGTTCGAACATGTGAAGAGTGATAGGAATCCATGGTTTATTGAAACTAAAGGCAGAAATTGAAAGAGCAGTTAAAGAAAACGGAGAAGAAACTGAACGTCTACATCTTGTATTCAATCATGGTGAGAATAGTTACAACTCATAGCATATATAGGGTAGGAATTGTTAAAAAAAGACTAAACTAGCCTTATTCTTAACACCCTCCCTCAACCATATGCTTGGTAACAAGCATAATGGTTGTTGGAAAGAAACAACCAACAATCTAACATGATGTAGAACATTACAGATTAACATCCCAAAAATCAAAACCCAATATTCTGATATCAACTTTTAACTTCCATTGTGACTTCGGCTGAAAGAGGAGAGCTTGCTTGAATGATTTAATTTTCACAGGATAGCAATGGCAGAGGTGCAACAATATGAGAACAATTTCAGCATCATAGCAGCAAACAATGAAAAACTGAAAAATTCAAATCTGAAAGATTGCATGTTTCTTCAATCATAAACTAAAATTGAAAAGCTGCATATGCTGCCATAAGNNNNNNNNNNNNNNNNNNNNNNNNNNNNNNNNNNNNNNNNNNNNNNNNNNNNNNNNNNNNNNNNNNNNNNNNNNNNNNNNNNNNNNNNNNNNNNNNNNNNNNNNNNNNNNNNNNNNNNNNNNNNNNNNNNNNNNNNNNNNNNNNNNNNNNNNNNNNNNNNNNNNNNNNNNNNNNNNNNNNNNNNNNNNNNNNNNNNNNNNNNNNNNNNNNNNNNNNNNNNNNNNNNNNNNNNNNNNNNNNNNNNNNNNNNNNNNNNNNNNNNNNNNNNNNNNNNNNNNNNNNNNNNNNNNNNNNNNNNNNNNNNNNNNNNNNNNNNNNNNNNNNNNNNNNNNNNNNNNNNNNNNNNNNNNNNNNNNNNNNNNNNNNNNNNNNNNNNNNNNNNNNNNNNNNNNNNNNNNNNNNNNNNNNNNNNNNNNNNNNNNNNNNNNNNNNNNNNNNNNNNNNNNNNNNNNNNNNNNNNNNNNNNNNNNNNNNNNNNNNNNNNNNNNNNNNNNNNNNNNNNNNNNNNNNNNNNNNNNNNNNNNNNNNNNNNNNNNNNNNNNNNNNNNNNNNNNNNNNNNNNNNNNNNNNNNNNNNNNNNNNNNNNNNNNNNNNNNNNNNNNNNNNNNNNNNNNNNNNNNNNNNNNNNNNNNNNNNNNNNNNNNNNNNNNNNNNNNNNNNNNNNNNNNNNNNNNNNNNNNNNNNNNNNNNNNNNNNNNNNNNNNNNNNNNNNNNNNNNNNNNNNNNNNNNNNNNNNNNNNNNNNNNNNNNNNNNNNNNNNNNNNNNNNNNNNNNNNNNNNNNNNNNNNNNNNNNNNNNNNNNNNNNNNNNNNNNNNNNNNNNNNNNNNNNNNNNNNNNNNNNNNNNNNNNNNNNNNNNNNNNNNNNNNNNNNNNNNNNNNNNNNNNNNNNNNNNNNNNNNNNNNNNNNNNNNNNNNNNNNNNNNNNNNNNNNNNNNNNNNNNNNNNNNNNNNNNNNNNNNNNNNNNNNNNNNNNNNNNNNNNNNNNNNNNNNNNNNNNNNNNNNNNNNNNNNNNNNNNNNNNNNNNNNNNNNNNNNNNNNNNNNNNNNNNNNNNNNNNNNNNNNNNNNNNNNNNNNNNNNNNNNNNNNNNNNNNNNNNNNN encodes:
- the LOC101307349 gene encoding putative UDP-rhamnose:rhamnosyltransferase 1-like, coding for MSSTTEPKKLHIALFPWLAFGHIIPFLEVAKHIARRGHKGISEFLRTQIPDWIIYDFASYWLPPIAIELGISRAFFNISNAATQCFFGPTSPDLISRYGHRTQPEDLTGLPVWIPFPSKIAYRLFEAKRLFNIAANKPNTSAAEAIEALQNRIVYVQSAVEG